The Procambarus clarkii isolate CNS0578487 chromosome 39, FALCON_Pclarkii_2.0, whole genome shotgun sequence genome window below encodes:
- the LOC138372482 gene encoding ookinete surface protein PIMMS43-like, which yields MEDTYTRQQEMEDTYTRQQNMEDTYTRQQNMEDTYTRQQNMEDTYTRQQNMEDTYTRQQNMEDTYTRQQNMEDTYTRQQNMEDTYTRQQNMEDTYTRQQNMEDTYTRQQNLEDTYTRQQNMEDTYTRQQNMEDTYTRQQNTEDTYTRQQEWAYYINIASLAAIQQSTNILENYYHRE from the coding sequence ATGGAAGACACCTACACCAGGCAACAGGAAATGGAAGACACCTACACCAGGCAACAGAACATGGAAGACACCTACACCAGGCAACAGAACATGGAAGACACCTACACCAGGCAACAGAACATGGAAGACACCTACACCAGGCAACAGAACATGGAAGACACCTACACCAGGCAACAGAACATGGAAGACACCTACACCAGGCAACAGAACATGGAAGACACCTACACCAGGCAACAGAACATGGAAGACACCTACACCAGGCAACAGAACATGGAAGACACCTACACCAGGCAACAGAACATGGAAGACACCTACACCAGGCAACAGAACTTGGAAGACACCTACACCAGGCAACAGAACATGGAAGACACCTACACCAGGCAACAGAACATGGAAGACACCTACACCAGGCAACAGAACACGGAAGACACCTACACCAGGCAACAGGAGTGGGCCTATTATATTAATATTGCCTCTCTTGCCGCTATTCAGCAGTCCACAAATATATTGGAGAATTACTATCACCGCGAGTAG